A single genomic interval of Rhododendron vialii isolate Sample 1 chromosome 3a, ASM3025357v1 harbors:
- the LOC131320132 gene encoding protein IN2-1 homolog B-like isoform X2 translates to MATGVQEVLPPALDSTSDPPAIFDGTTRLYISYSCPYAQRVWIARNCKGLQDKIKLVPIDLQNRPTWYKEKVYPPNKVPSLEHNNEVKGESLDLLKYIDTSFEGPSLFPSDPAKRQFAEELLSYIDSFNTGVISSFKVEGMNDADAAFDYFEKALSKFDDGPFLLAEFSLVDIAYAPFIERFQPFLLDVKKYDITAGRPKLAAWIKEMNKNVAYKQTQRDPKEHVESYKKRFLAQL, encoded by the exons ATGGCCACTGG TGTGCAAGAGGTTCTGCCACCTGCTCTTGACTCTACCTCAGACCCGCCCGCAATATTTGATGGGACTACACG GTTGTATATATCCTACTCGTGCCCCTATGCACAACGTGTGTGGATTGCCCGAAACTGTAAG GGATTGCAGGACAAGATAAAATTGGTACCTATTGATTTACAAAACAGGCCAACATGGTACAAGGAGAAAGTGTACCCTCCAAACAAG GTGCCATCGCTGGAACACAATAATGAAGTCAAGGGAGAGAGTCTTGATTTACTTAAATATATCGACACTAGCTTTGAAGGGCCTTCCCTTTTCCCTAGT GATCCTGCTAAGCGACAATTTGCAGAGGAGTTACTCTCATACATAGACTCATTTAATACAGGAGTGATTAGTTCATTCAAGGTTGAAGGAATGAATGATGCTG ATGCTGCATTTGATTACTTTGAAAAGGCTCTTTCAAAATTTGACGATGGACCTTTTCTACTAGCTGAGTTCAGTCTC GTGGATATAGCTTATGCCCCTTTTATTGAAAGATTTCAGCCCTTCTTGTTGGATGTAAAGAAGTATGATATCACAGCAGGGAGGCCAAAACTGGCAGCATGGATTAAG GAGATGAACAAGAACGTGGCTTACAAACAAACCCAACGCGATCCAAAGGAGCATGTCGAGTCCTACAAGAAGCGTTTCTTG GCTCAGCTTTGA
- the LOC131320132 gene encoding protein IN2-1 homolog B-like isoform X1 encodes MATGSVQEVLPPALDSTSDPPAIFDGTTRLYISYSCPYAQRVWIARNCKGLQDKIKLVPIDLQNRPTWYKEKVYPPNKVPSLEHNNEVKGESLDLLKYIDTSFEGPSLFPSDPAKRQFAEELLSYIDSFNTGVISSFKVEGMNDADAAFDYFEKALSKFDDGPFLLAEFSLVDIAYAPFIERFQPFLLDVKKYDITAGRPKLAAWIKEMNKNVAYKQTQRDPKEHVESYKKRFLAQL; translated from the exons ATGGCCACTGG AAGTGTGCAAGAGGTTCTGCCACCTGCTCTTGACTCTACCTCAGACCCGCCCGCAATATTTGATGGGACTACACG GTTGTATATATCCTACTCGTGCCCCTATGCACAACGTGTGTGGATTGCCCGAAACTGTAAG GGATTGCAGGACAAGATAAAATTGGTACCTATTGATTTACAAAACAGGCCAACATGGTACAAGGAGAAAGTGTACCCTCCAAACAAG GTGCCATCGCTGGAACACAATAATGAAGTCAAGGGAGAGAGTCTTGATTTACTTAAATATATCGACACTAGCTTTGAAGGGCCTTCCCTTTTCCCTAGT GATCCTGCTAAGCGACAATTTGCAGAGGAGTTACTCTCATACATAGACTCATTTAATACAGGAGTGATTAGTTCATTCAAGGTTGAAGGAATGAATGATGCTG ATGCTGCATTTGATTACTTTGAAAAGGCTCTTTCAAAATTTGACGATGGACCTTTTCTACTAGCTGAGTTCAGTCTC GTGGATATAGCTTATGCCCCTTTTATTGAAAGATTTCAGCCCTTCTTGTTGGATGTAAAGAAGTATGATATCACAGCAGGGAGGCCAAAACTGGCAGCATGGATTAAG GAGATGAACAAGAACGTGGCTTACAAACAAACCCAACGCGATCCAAAGGAGCATGTCGAGTCCTACAAGAAGCGTTTCTTG GCTCAGCTTTGA